The sequence below is a genomic window from Lolium perenne isolate Kyuss_39 chromosome 7, Kyuss_2.0, whole genome shotgun sequence.
gcattggccacgccttcacgaatttcgcgcccatggaactccagaagagaaagtgcatcaaggagagggtcattgacgggattctccagatcaaaatcttggtttgtttgggctgccacacaaaGCAAAGAACCATTAGTcaaaaaccaagaaacaggaagtacaatagaaggggttgatgatattactcagcgtacgtcgactttgcgacttcagacgcttgatgatctcttgttcacgcacagtttgtgcagttttctgctcatctaaggcagattcggcatctttgagccttctctgcagttcctcgacactagcagctttcaccttggcttcatcaacctcggccttggctttgctagcagcaagttcagctttcttgcgagccgcctcactttgctcgagtttttgagcaagtgcgtcgacacgttcgttggcctctgaaagtttttctgtcgagatatgaaaaagaaagaaaagaaagatcaaaaaatagcgacgagcaacaggaatagaaagtcagtgcaaaatagcaagtataaaagtcgttaccttcggctctggcggcatattcacggtacccaataaattgggacccgatgcggagaagatccttgatcataggctgttcagcgtgaacacagtaagagaaacatcggcatgaaaaagagaaaaggtgtggaaaaataaaataaggaaaatatagatgtcgacagacttacatcatctaagagcagagtcgacgaactgcccaactgaggggcagaatcaacaatcttttcaacccttgccctttttggtgaagggacacgggggcttgatggcggagtagtggtgacgacgtcttgttgaggaggcgacgtttcttctccttcaactagcgtgtctgaggcaagtacagtacgtgacgtgcttgttcgaggagccacgtcagtaactggtacttcttcctcctcatcactgattgatcaaaaaatcggcagtataaaaagcacgacaagataaatatttcgagtacaaaaatatagcgagataagtgacttacgagctgatgagggattcaacataaggatcgtaagctgccttcggattagaaggaccagctttttcagccttagaagtgccagaatcctcggcatcatgccttttccttttgttctttggggaaactgcaggaggaagggattgcgtcgattcactggcctcagattcaacttccttttcatgggaagccgcagatttgtgggaacccgcgacttcactttcaggaatagaagaacctggggtatcttcggcaacgatgccccgttcttcgacttctccatcctcaggaagaggaggaagggaagtcatagtaggatggttctgcaagaaaacagcgacaaaagaaaaattagagtgacacaaatacaatgagatgcagggcaaattcggaacaagatagaaactcgagaaggcaaaatacctcggggagaggattggcggagctgtatggttccacgcgacaagcggaaggaataggatccttttttgccaagcgggaaactcttcggatcaacttctccaagtcctttgcagaaagatcgtcggagattctattggcgtcgttttcaccagaatacgtccagaggggatttttgcgagcctgaagaggctgcaccctaatcctaaggaagtaggcagtaatttgaacaccagatagctctttgcctcgagtgttttgaagatgacggatacgagccatgagcgcctctgtcgcctttttctcttcttcagaagcttcggcatcccaggaacggcgacgctgaatcctggcacttccgtcaaaaggaactatgttgtgctccacagaattggcgctttcttcgtggatgtagagccactttttgcgccatccttggacagaatcaggaaatttgacgtcgaaataatcgacatcagtacgaacacagataacaacgccacctatgttataagtgacgttgtgggagccattgcggcggaggcagaaaatgcgtttccacagaacccaattgggagggattccgaggaaacattcgcaaagcgtgatgaaaatagaaatgtgaaggatggaattaggggtcaactgatgcagttgaatcccataaacgaaaagaaggccgcggaggaaatcgtggattggggtcgaaaggccgcggattaagtgatcaacaaaactaacccgatactccattggaggcttggggtagctttcttcgctggggaagcggatggcgtcctccttcttcatgaggccaagcctcttcagcatgttggtgtcctggttggagattttggatctctcccactcaagatcctcggcagccatcttggattccggagtgctgtggcgagtgagtcgcgtgcgcggtggcatcaatggcaaTGGGCAGAGTAAGGTCTGTGAGTGCGGAAGCTTGGAGAGATTcgggcgcaggagaagttttgcgaaggggaacagatgagcggcgcaagcgaggggatgaacggaggttgaagaaaggtttatataagaatcgggtgaagcagcgtgccgttggatggagaaatcgtgtggtgagaatagatcttctagaaacaagggtaaaaaggtatttttactgagataggcgttaccgtacgtgcgccagaaaaagtggaggacgtgtgtcccccacttgcacgacgtgtcaacgtggtgggagcaatggacccacagggcagaaaaatcacgactactcgtcaaggatgaagtaaatttgattaagggaagaatgtcgacaagaaaaataaaaagaagattggcgacagcaagaattattcaatacttcgggagcttttgctcaaaaacaagtttttgcccaaacgctcgaGGGCTACTTCGGACAAAAGTAAATTTccgagtatgacaaatatagaaattgcgggagcctacaaccaagcacaaagtccttggctgtagcctcgggggctactcccatcgggagcgctgttcgcgcacccgagagataaaaaaaaaagagagagaagaagaaagagatcatattgggaagtaatgaaaatatagcgacaaggtggactaaaatgttgagcctacaaccaagcacaagttcttggttgtagcctcgggggctactcccatcgggaacgctgttcgcgtgcccgatgaaattaacaaaaatagaaaaacaagagagtatatttcgagttataattaactctacatatactcccatcgggagaacaatataagtcatatatgactcaataaaatgtgccattccaacagccggaaaagcactcgacaatatattctcagaacgccgaagttgcgatcaatttctgaatgccgcaaatttgcgaaggtaagaccccagatccgttctgctgggcgtggcatcgccaaagactgcgctctgctacttttatccgtatcaacagatacgaagaaaaatcctaacggacgcgttaggtacccgataaatttgactgggactcgacagaatggtaagaccttaagcggcacctgtcgacgtttacaccagtatcccgagatcatgtccggggacgtgattttgaagtaggtttttgcggattgccactagagcagttaactagtacctgatccgtcagatgaactagccccaattaccagtatccctgtacaatatagagttttatgtgaagaaatataaaaggttaaagctttcgagtaaaaataaacaatggagattttccctgactctacgattcaagcaaaatctcgggggctactgacataggca
It includes:
- the LOC127311822 gene encoding uncharacterized protein, giving the protein MPPRTRLTRHSTPESKMAAEDLEWERSKISNQDTNMLKRLGLMKKEDAIRFPSEESYPKPPMEYRVSFVDHLIRGLSTPIHDFLRGLLFVYGIQLHQLTPNSILHISIFITLCECFLGIPPNWVLWKRIFCLRRNGSHNVTYNIGGVVICVRTDVDYFDVKFPDSVQGWRKKWLYIHEESANSVEHNIVPFDGSARIQRRRSWDAEASEEEKKATEALMARIRHLQNTRGKELSGVQITAYFLRIRVQPLQARKNPLWTYSGENDANRISDDLSAKDLEKLIRRVSRLAKKDPIPSACRVEPYSSANPLPENHPTMTSLPPLPEDGEVEERGIVAEDTPGSSIPESEVAGSHKSAASHEKEVESEASESTQSLPPAVSPKNKRKRHDAEDSGTSKAEKAGPSNPKAAYDPYVESLISSDEEEEVPVTDVAPRTSTSRTVLASDTLVEGEETSPPQQDVVTTTPPSSPRVPSPKRARVEKIVDSAPQLGSSSTLLLDDPMIKDLLRIGSQFIGYREYAARAEEKLSEANERVDALAQKLEQSEAARKKAELAASKAKAEVDEAKVKAASVEELQRRLKDAESALDEQKTAQTVREQEIIKRLKSQSRRTLTQTNQDFDLENPVNDPLLDALSLLEFHGREIREGVANASASLSALFPYFFPKKEEPSTFLALAKLFNSSEDLGLKMRQENMKVAVESTVALVADSQQTLDWMKVGDTSQVEHSRWRSLIKAAKPNTKKILAYLGIKPASTPSSSRPEV